The following are from one region of the Arachis duranensis cultivar V14167 chromosome 10, aradu.V14167.gnm2.J7QH, whole genome shotgun sequence genome:
- the LOC107470198 gene encoding RING-H2 finger protein ATL74-like: MHIMALHHPHRLLLDTSSSSGDVNRTKDSSLGDPNFDTNMVIILAALLCALICALGLNSIVRCALRCSRRLAFETPDEAAARLAVKGLKKSALHQIPIVVYGNSGATNSCIKATDCAICLGEFMNGEKIRVLPKCNHGFHVKCIDTWLQSHSSCPTCRRCLIEQPATSSEVATVAVAVATASGTRNSHADNNASGGYQPDHVAVVVDEIS, encoded by the coding sequence ATGCATATAATGGCTCTTCACCATCCACACCGTTTATTACTAGACACAAGCTCAAGCTCTGGTGATGTAAATAGGACAAAAGATTCCTCCTTAGGCGACCCGAATTTTGACACCAACATGGTGATTATCTTGGCTGCTTTGCTGTGTGCACTCATATGTGCTTTGGGACTCAACTCAATAGTGCGTTGCGCTCTAAGATGTAGCCGAAGGTTGGCTTTCGAGACCCCGGACGAAGCAGCAGCGCGATTAGCGGTTAAAGGGTTGAAGAAGAGTGCTCTGCATCAGATTCCTATAGTTGTTTATGGTAATTCAGGTGCTACTAATAGTTGTATTAAAGCCACTGATTGTGCAATTTGCCTAGGGGAGTTTATGAATGGGGAAAAAATTAGAGTGCTACCAAAATGTAACCATGGATTCCATGTTAAGTGTATAGATACATGGCTGCAGTCACACTCCTCTTGCCCAACTTGTAGAAGGTGTTTGATTGAGCAACCAGCAACAAGTTCTGAAGTTGCAACTGTGGCTGTTGCTGTGGCTACAGCTTCAGGAACAAGGAATAGTCATGCAGATAATAATGCTTCAGGAGGGTATCAACCTGATCATGTAGCTGTAGTTGTTGATGAGATTAGCTAG
- the LOC107470197 gene encoding chalcone isomerase-like protein 2, whose product MASETVMVDEISYPSTITTTKPLSLLGHGIKDMEIHFLQVKFYTIGVYLDPEIVNHLTQWKGTAPKELEEKEEFFDGVIAAPVEKVIRLVVIKEIKGAQYGVQIETAVRDRLAADDKYEDEEEAELEKIVEFFQSKYFKKNSVITYHFPANSPTAEIVVSLEGKEDSKFVVENANVVETIKKWYLGGSSAISPSTISSLATTFSQELSK is encoded by the exons A TGGCAAGTGAAACGGTAATGGTTGATGAAATCTCCTATCCTTCCACGATCACTACTACCAAGCCCCTGTCTCTTCTTGGTCATG GAATCAAGGACATGGAGATCCACTTCCTCCAAGTGAAGTTCTATACAATCGGGGTCTATTTGGACCCTGAAATAGTGAACCACTTAACACAGTGGAAGGGTACAGCCCCAAAGGAGcttgaagagaaagaagaattcTTTGATGGTGTGATTGCAGCTCCAGTGGAGAAGGTGATTAGGCTTGTGGTGATCAAAGAGATCAAGGGAGCACAGTATGGGGTTCAGATTGAGACTGCTGTGAGGGACCGTTTGGCTGCTGATGACAAATACgaggatgaagaagaagctgaatTGGAAAAGATTGTTGAGTTCTTCCAATCTAAGTACTTCAAGAAGAATTCAGTCATCACATATCATTTCCCAGCTAACTCTCCAACTGCGGAG ATTGTGGTGTCTTTGGAGGGGAAGGAAGATTCAAAGTTTGTGGTAGAGAATGCCAATGTGGTGGAGACCATAAAAAAATGGTACCTTGGCGGCTCAAGTGCTATCTCACCCTCAACCATTTCATCTTTGGCTACCACCTTCTCTCAGGAATTGTCCAAGTGA